The DNA window ttgattttcttcataaaaataactGTGGAGGAAAGAAACTTGAGCTCAATACAAAACTGTTATTCTGTATGAAAACTGACAGAACCCATGGTGGAATACAGTACTGTGATGGCAATACATGTAGCAAGAGCAGCAGCAGAGAGTCATGGCTCATGACAAGCCATGTAACACACAGAGGAGTCTGTCTGTGCATGGAATGTGGCCGAGTTTTTAACAAGAAGTCACAGCTCATTGTGCATCAGAGAactcacacaggagagaagccctatggCTGCAGCGAGTGTGGGAAGGCCTTCTCCCAGAAGTCCCTGCTCACTCTCCATCAAAGGACGCACTCAGGAGAAAAACCATATGGGTGTGGTGAATGTCCAAAAGCTTTCAGTAGGAAGTCACTGCTCATTTTACATCAGAGAACGcacacaggagagaagccctatggCTGCAgcgagtgtgggaaagccttcagcagGAAGTCACAGCTTAAAAGACACCAGAGAACCCATACAACAGAGAAGCCCTTTGGCTGCAGTGACTGCGGGAAAGCTTTCTCCCAGAACCTAAAGCTCGTTGCACATCAGAGgacacacacaggagagaaaccctacagTTGCAGTGACTGTGGAAAAGCCTTCTTTTGGAAGTCTCAGCTCATTACTCATCAGAGGACTCACACGGGGAAGAAACCGTATGTGTGTGGTGAGTGTAAAAAAGCCTTCAGCAGGAACTCACTCCTCATTAGACATCAGAggattcacactggagagaagccctatgaatgcagtgaatgtggtGAAGCCTTCATCAGAAAACCACAACTTATCAGACATCAGGTAACTCACACAGGAGAGAAGAACTACCAGTGCAGTGACTGTGAGGAAGCCTTCTTTAAGAAGTCAGAGCTAATTCGACATCAGAAGCTTCACTTAGGAGACAAGCCCTATGGGTGTGTGGAATGTGGGAAAACCTTCTTTGGGAAGTCACAGCTCCTTACACATCAGagaactcacactggagagaaacctttcgaatgcagtgaatgtgggaaagccttcaccCAGAAGTCCAGCCTGATATCCCATCAGAGAACTCACACAGGTGAGAAGCCCtatgaatgcagtgaatgtgggaaaacaTTCAGTGAGAAATCCAGTCTCATTCACCATCAGAGAACCCATACTGGAGAAAAACCCTTTGAATGTAGTGAATGTAGGAAAGCTTTTGCCTGGAAGCCGCAGCTTCTTAGGCACCAGAGAATTCAtacaggggagaagccctatgcaTGCAgcgagtgtgggaaagcctttgtTCAGAAAGTGCAGCTCATTAAACACCAGAGAAatcacacaggagagaaagccTATGGATGCAGTGATTGTGCAAAAGCTTTCTTTGAGAAGGCACAGCTGATCatacatcagagaattcatacaggAGAGAGACCCTATAAATGTGGTGAGTGTGGGAAGTCTTTCACTAGAAAGTCACATCTTATGAGGCATCAGAGACTTCATACAGGAGATAAATACTATGGGTGTGATGAATGTGGGACTACCTTCAACAGGAAGTCACAGCTCATGATCCACCAGAGAAATCATGTCAGGTAGAAAGCACACGAGCGCAGTGAGGATGGAAAGCTTGCTAGCAGACGTTTTGCCTCCTGATACTTCTGAGGACACAGAGGAGAGCAACCCTATCAATACAGTGACTGTTGgaaaaagttttattggaaagGCAAGTGTCACTAAACAGAATTGAgaaagaggacattttttttagtAGACAGTATAAGAAAGCCTTCTCCCAGAAGACACATCTTATTGCACATTGATAAGTTATCTATCAATATTGTGATGGTACAGAACCTTTTGGTTAAAAGTGAAAGCTCATTAAATATCTAGAAGACCTGAACAGGAGAAAAACTGTATAGCCATAGCAAGTGAGAGATTTCATTAAGTGAGGACAACTCACAGTATAGTAGAGAATCTGTGCATAGGGGACATACTGGTATTGGAAATGCCATATGGAGGAGCAGTCCCAATAATTTGAGGAGTTTGTCAGCATGATCCTGTTGAAATGACTCTATACAGAAGTTGTGGTTGTTgcatataaattacataaaagatGGTCATTTTTCAGTGATAGATGTGTTTTAAGTGTGAAGACTTCTTTCTGCCATGGTGGTAGGACAAGGAATAGATTAACTCTCTTCCCTTAAATAGCtaaaaagaaaactgtacaatatatatgaaataatggtTTTTAGACACGACAAGCACAGGTTTGTGACCTGTGCTAGGAGGAGGACAAAGTGGTGGCAGTGTCTAGGCTGCAGTTCAGGGAAGGTAACAGACACAATAGTTCTGAACGGAGTAAAGTTGCTGAATTGGCATTTGTGGCGGCCACAGTAGCTAGAATTTGCAAGGGAAAGTACTGCAAAAGAAGGAGCTTCCTAGGGAGAGGACTGCAGAAATCTACAAGGTATCCCCTGGAGTCTTTAGACTTAGTGCCAATTTGCATATCTGTGAAAAGAAACTTCCTGAGACCAGATACAGTAGGACAGACAGCAGGAGGCTAAACACTTCCTAGAACTCAGTGCAGGGCTGGGAACAGTTCCCACCAGCCAGAGTGGAAACAAGTTTTAACGCACGGGGCACCATGCAGAATCCCCAGAAGCCTGCTGCCTTAGTGGTGACAGTGATTAACCCTAGATTAAAAGCTACTCTGGGCCCACAATGTCTGGCATCCAAAAACTTAACTGGCATGCAAATAGCAGGAAAATGTGACTGGTAACTAGTAGAAATCAGTAGAAAGAGGCCTAGCAAAGACTGAAGTGGTTGGAATTGGTAGACAAGGATGTCCATAGAGCTATTATGTAGAGGAAAACATGAATTTGATGGAACTTGAAGTGgaagatatgtatttttaaagcccAAATGGTACTTCTCAGAGTGAAAACaacatcttaaaatttaaaaataaatggtgcCATTAATAACAGATTAAACACAGAAGAACAAAATATAATGAGCTTgaagagtaaaaaacaaaaactctccaAATGATGTATccagagaaaaaagacagagggaagagaatggggagtTGGCTACAGCGTGTAACGTTTGTATGACTGGAGTcccaggagagaagagagaagacgCAGAAGAAAGTATTTGAATAAGTAATGGCCGAAAAAATTCCACACACATGAAAAGTGTATCTCCACATATTCAAGAAGCTCAGAAACACAAAACGAAAAACAAAGTCATGCCAATGGCATCACATCAGGTGAATGAAAACCCGTGCGAACAGCAGCTGCAGACCTGAAGGAAGGAGACGACGCGGAGGGTGACACACGCTTGCGGGCAGAAGCCCGGCGCACTGGAGGGCCGTGGAGTCACATCCGTACATTACCGAGAGGGCCATACATCCTACAGTAGAGTTCCATTACCCATCAAAGatgaaagcagaaaaagaatttccagaaaaacaaaataaaagagaacttaTATCTGGTAGACCTGCCTTCAGGAAACATTAAAAGAAGTTTTTGGTCAGCAGAAAAATAACAGTGGACATTTGGATctgcaggaggaaaggaagagttcTAGAAATGGTGAAtatataggtaaatataaaagatatttttctcactttaaaatCTTCTTAAAGGTAATAGCCCTGcctttgctggtgtggctcagtggattgttgGCCTGCGAATGGAAAAGGCTGCTGGCTCgattccagtcagagcacatgcctgggttgcggactgGGTCCCCGGTGAGGGGCATAGGAGACAGGCAAgagatcaatgtatctcttgcatgttgatgtttctctccctctctttctccctctcttcccctctaaaaataaaatctttaaaaataaataacaggtaATAGTCCTGCTTATAGCCACAGCAACAATTTATTTTAGGTTATGATCTATGTAGAAGTGACCACAATGGTGCATACGTAGGAACCTTTAAAAACAGCTGAACAGACTGCATCACCTGAGTCAGAAGCCTGTTTGCTCGAGGCTCAGTATGACTTGTGTTTGTAGTATCTGCACAAAATTGTTCTACGTGCTGTGGATCTGTACATGTGCTGGCTGTTCTCTATGTCCCCTAtccattttcctctcttctccgCATCCCCAGGGCTGTCCCCCAGGGACTGTTTGGCTAGGGTTTCTGCTTAGTCGAACATGGGAGGTACTTGTAGGAGATGAGCCAGTGGGAGACAGAGGCTGGAGTGTTTACTTGTCCCTCTTGCTGGCCTGCAGTTTGGCAGCATCTCTCCCCGTGTGACTGCAGCTCCCAGTGGGAGCCTCAGCTTTAGTTTGGGAtatccctctcctcactgttcagACTTAAGGGTGATGGCTGCTTCTGGTTGCTTCATCTGGTCAGTTTCCTTAATTCTGAACACACGCTGTAAATAGTCCCTTTATCAAATGTTCTTCAGCTAATATTTTGAGTGCATGTATTTAATGATGAGCACCAGTTACTAGTACTTGTGTCTCATGGGGCGCAGATGGACATCTATCAAGATTTTCCTCATTAAATAtcaatactttgtattttaacAACTCAGCAGAAATTACAACAAGTATCAGAGTGTTCTTTGTTACAAATGGAAATGCTCAGAAGGTTGCCGTCTGCTACATATGCAGGTGGTCTGCAGCTGTTACCCTTCTTCAGTAATGTCaccaaaatatttataacatctCGTGCTACCTCTGGGTTAGCCAAACAACTCACAAGAAAGCAGTTAGTATGTTAATTATGTATGCGTAAAAAAAACCGATAACCAATcactgagggaaggaaggaaggagcgaCGGACTATACTTTCCAgtactcatttttataaattgtgctgTGCAATTAAACATCCTCATTCCATATTCTGCTGTTTTTATCCTGCATAATTCATGCGGTCTGTGACCACAGACAAGATTTTCATTTCTGTAGTCATAGTTACTGTAGAGAATCTCCCCACAGGCTCCACACCAGTTCTCATCACAGCCTATGTCAGAACATCACCATTGCTCAGATCAAACCCGACTTGCTGCCCTCACCACCTCACGAAGCCCAGTGAGCGTGGATGCAACAGAGGCCCGATGCCGACAGCACTGTCCCGTCCGTGTCAAACGCCTCTTGGCCATCTCACCTGTGTCCTCTCACCAGCTCACAAGCCTGGTTGGAAGGGAGAGAACTGCCATCCAGCCACGCACACAGTAGTGTCTTCTCTTCCACTTGGTTCTGCATCTTAATCTGCATGTTGAAGGAGCTTTTCATGCAGGGTTTCCATTTCGTGTAAGTCCAGGAGGCACCATTCACAACGCAGTCTGTGTTAATCCAACTGGGTATCACTCTGGTCCGGACTTTATGGAATCAGCCAGCGAGTGAAACAGAAATTCTGAGGCTTGGGCATAGTTGGAATACAATGTGGTGACAGCTCCCTGTGACCGTCTTGCTGTCTAGTGCTGTGTGACCTACGTGTAATACAGTGGTTCCCACTGTCAggaccctccctgccccctttaCACCACATGGTGAAGGGAAAGGCTATTCTCACTCATTATCTTAGGAAATCTTATTTATCTCATGATGTCTGTCTGCAACTTAGAAGCAGGCAGTGCAACAgcgcaaaagaatgaaatttaacTGAATTACTGCTAAAAATGCTTTCCCCTACATTGCTGTGTCCTTCCATCACCTCGTGGACCTTAAATGTAGCCAGTTTGTCCTGAGGCCAAATCTGTGGGTTCAGGGTACCATCtgattgttctttcttttctctgtgggGTCTTTGCAGTTTGGGTCAGTCAGTACTCATTGTATCCAGGTACTGTTAGCATCTTGTCACTAAGGCTTGCTTACAGAATTCTAAGATTAAATAAACACAGAACAACAAATTTACTTAATACCTGAATCATTCTATTTAGGTATTTATCAATATGTAGATTGTTAAAGGTGCTCAACAAAGAGAACGTAGCTACAAAAGCAGTCACTGCTGAGATGATAGGAACGGAGTGTAAGTGACATTTGTAACTTGAGTTTCTCATCTGAAGCATTCCTATCATGGAACATTATGTACTTAAAAGAAATCAAGCTCAGCGTTACACAAAGACGTGAGAAGCAGATTGGCGCTGGCTATGATCATGGGACGGGGAAGCATTGCAACTCCAGATGGCTGTGTGGGTTTACCCCAGACAGCGATCACAGGCCAGTTCCGAGGGCATAAGCAAGTTCCATACATTGATCCTCTTGTGTGTAATGTTACCAAGAAGCAGAATGTGTCAAGTGATGGTGTCTGAGATCTGGGGCCAGCTGTGTTTCTCATATGAGAATGGGGTCAACAGCTAAAAACAAAGGTCAGGTTGTCCTTTCAGGGAGGAACAATCTGTTAGCTGCCAATATTtgctcccacccacagtgcatcTAGGGGTCGGGGGGGGCTGCACTGGTCAGACCTATTGCTGACACTTCCCTCTGTGCCCACATGTTTACTGGGTAAACTGTTTGGTGAGTCAACATGATTGAGTGTGATCATTATGAACAGTAAACTCTGGCTTCCATCCCAGCTCGGTCTCCCAAACCTAACCTGAACCCCCGCCAGTTTCCTGAACCCCCGCCAGTTTCCAACACGTTTGATCAGATACACCTAAAACATCCAGTGAAAAGCACCTCCTGGTTCAATTTTTATTGGCAGTGTTAACATGCCACCAAGCCCTTCACTCACCTAGCTGGGGTCTGGCATCTGGGCAGAGGGAAAACTGCTTTTTTGCAAACTAAGCTTGGGGACTCCCTTAATTGCCTGAGGCTTAAAAGAGTAGAATACTCACAGCTCAGCCGTGCcaataatataatttcaaaaaaagtaGAGAAGAGGCACGGTGTGCCTTCTGAAGGCAAGGGTCTGGGTGGGACTGCAGACGGTTAACAGTTGGAAACGCCCATCAGTGTTACCCAACTCAAAACCCGGTCAAACAGATGGCAGTGTCTTGGCAAAGATCACAGTGGCAGTAGGATTCCACATCCCCGGGTCCAGTGCTCCACCTAGGGGACACACAGTTGTCCTTGGCTTTTGTTTCTGTCTGAATGCTTTCCACCTCACTGGCACACACACAGCCAGTTCCCGGCTTTGATTAATGCCTGAGTGTAGGTGCTAAACTGCATGTTTTTGCCTTGTTGAGAGGGTTTCTGGTGGGGGGAATGAGAAATCACGAACTCTGGCATTTGTTAATGCAGTGGCATCTTTGTGTGGGGTGAGGGTGCTTGTGCTACATTAAGCTCTGTGCTTagtgctttacttttttttaagcttttaactCATTACTAACTCTAAGGTACTTTGATATACCAAGGTCACTTGGCTACCAGGTGGCAGAGTTGGGTTTGAATCCCCCTATTTCCCTAGAAGCGAAGCACTCTTCATGATACTACTATTAATTACTCTGTAGTCATCCCTGTTTAAAACAGCTAATTTCTTCAAGCAGCTCAAAACCCTTACATTTATGTTATTTCACAGACTAAAGCCCAAAAGACTGAGGGTCTGAAAAAGTCAGGAGCGTAAGAGGCATGTCCATTTGCATTACTAATTATTGTACCACCGTGTAGTTTTTGACAGATAAAGCTTTTTGGGTCTCCAGTTTCCcaatctataaaattaaaatgggacTGTGGAGTGGTCTTATGGTGTTCCATCGATCCTGTTCTGGGCCCAGGAATCACAGCCCGCCTCTCCTTCCTACGAGTGTGGTTGTCTTACCCAATGACCAAAGCCATATTCTGTCCTTCCGGACACAGCAACTGCCCAGGTTTTGAGCATGTGGCTGAAGTGTATTTGCCAAGACTGTACAAAACGGGTCCTGGAGAGCAGTGGCCTCCCTTTGGATTTGAAAACTGGAAAGTGGAGCTGTTCTTGATCATCCTCCCTACTTATACAGGATAAAGGGTTCTGAGACCTaaaatgaagcagagagagacagaaaaatgagTGTGTAGAAAAAAGTCCCGATGATGTCCTTTGAGGTATGGTCTGTCTGTCCATTGACTAAAGAATGTATTTAATTTAGCAGacgttttcttatttttatataatgttgCATATAGAACAAGACTTACTATCAGTTAAGCAAagaggttgatttttttttttgatgttttaaataaaattggtgGCATGTGAAATTCAGTCTGAATAGCACCACGGAAAAGAACTTAGCACAGTCACTGCACTGCTGAGGTTAGATTTCCACTCCACCCACATCTTCCTTTCTTTGTGGCTGCAACTTCAAATGTCATTGACGCCATTTGCCTTTCAgcaatgggattttatttttgcttacattttaacaaatatatgttCCCTAATTTCATTACCTGGTATTTGCACAAATATAGGAGTTGAGgagattttcttcttaaagattttatttatttactttcagagagaggggaagggagtgagaaagagaaggagagaaacatcagtgtgtgagggattatcaattgcctctcacaagtccctcaaccggggacctggccccaatccaggcatgtgccctcactgggaatcgaaccagcgacctttcagttcacaggccggcactcaatccactgagccgcaccagccagggttggaATTGGGGAGATTTTTTTATAGGCTACAGAATAAATTTTTATAGGCAAAAACTGTATTATCACCTTTGCACCTAGTACCTTACTTACTGGTAAGAACGGCCAAGTTTATTGGCAAAACTtcctgtgtgttttattttgagaCTTCCTACTACCATGCGTGCAGCCGGAGCTGTGGTCCTGACTCAGGACTTGAGAGAAGCCTGACTGCTGCTTTGATTGCACCGTTTGCCTATGTTGGGAAATTTCTTATCTGCATACACAAAATCCCCTCCAACCACCCTTAACCTGTCCCCTTCACCCAGTGACATGACGTGAACATAAAAATGCCATCTTCTTTCATTGATTCACCATTTAGTCACTAAAGTTCAAATTCATTCAATAGTTTCATTGTTACAATCAGTAGAATGCCTTTCTTCACCcacaaattgtttatttgttttttgacagGCTGAGAAATGGACTAGATAAGCTGGGCTGAAGCTTATTAAGCTTCTAAGAGCAATGCCCAAAGCTACATTGCAGACCTTGCAGTTTgtaaaagaaggaatttttttttaaaccactgttGGCCTCCCACCAGGTGGCAGAAAAACTTATTGCCACCATAAGATTGCCCTGATACCACAAAGTGGCAGAAAAGAAACCTGTAAGAACTTACAGCCACTCATGTGGTCCCCCCGCATCTTTAAATTGAAGATTCAGTTACATACACTGAGTCATTGAATGATTTGCGGGCAGAAACTTAAAAGAgtactatatatatatgagatatatgtatacacacatgtacatacaatggattattagccatgaaaaaatgaaatcttgccatttgcaacaagatggatggacctagagggtattattctaagtgaagtaagtcagagaaaaacaaataccataggatctcactaATACGTGGGATCCAAAACAAAGAGTAAATgcacctcacagacacagataacTGATGGGTGGCTGCCAGAGACGGGGGTTGGGGAGATGGTTGAAATGGATGGAAGTAGTTCAAAGGTACAAATTTCCcggttataaaataagtcatgggaatgtaatATATAGCGAAGTGACTGTGGataacaatactgtattgcataACTGAAAGTTGGTAAGAGAATATATCTTAAAAGTTCCCATCATAcgaaaaaaattataactgtaTGGTGACAAATGTAACTAGACTTAAGGTGGTGATCCTTTCGctacataaataaatactgaaacaatatgttgtaaacctgaaactaataaaatattttgttagttatacctaaattttttaaaaacactactaTGTATAACAAAATGAGACTTGTGTAAACAGCCATATTCAAGATTAATGACTAAATATAAACTGCTTGGTTATGGTAACTAACATGTAAGTGACTGAAACAACCTTGTTTTAACGGTGGCGGTGTGTTATGGATGTATGTGTGAGCTCATAAATGAAGAGCTTTCCTCGAAAACCATTCATCACATTCAAGACAATTCACCATGGGAAGTATTTATTTCCTTATCATAGAAATCACAAACACACAGTATGCAGGATAACACCATCAATGCACAAGTACCCACTGGCTACAGATGTAACCGTAGCCTCATATTACTCTGTAagtaaaagcattttaaagaaaattacaacAATGACGACATCTCATCCCTAAGTAGTactatgtcaaaaaaaaaaaaaaaagcattttcctaCGTAACCACGATATTGTAACTACACCCAAGAAAATCAACAATGATCTCATATTGTCCAATGACACAATAGAAAGCATTTCTCAAGAACTTACTATTTTAAAAGGGGAAATCACTGTACCTGGGATACTAGCTGGGAGTGGTGAGAGATATGTAAGTATTTAGTTATCTAGAATACTTCCCGTGTGATATAACAAAAGGAAGGACTCCCTTCCTTGCAAAAGAAAAAACGAAAAATTCTCCATATACCGTAAGAATGGGCAGTACTGACCTGAAATTACTGTAATGGGGTAGAAATGGAGAGTTTAACATATGTCTTTCCTCCTGGGAAACGTGTCAGAACTGCTGAACCTCGTGTGCATATCTGCACTTCCTGAGCAGAAAGTTTGAAAACGTGTGGGTGCCCAGCCCCCAAGTCAATCCGTCCCTTCTGCCCGGACTTAACAGGGCGCGGAGGGCGGCTATTCCCAAGATCCGCGACGAGGCCAGCGTCGCGGCCAGCGTCAAAGATGGCGCGCAGGCCCACTGCGCACGCTCGGCTGGCCCTCACACGCCCACTTCCCAAGGTCTCTCTGGGGTCCACTCTAGCCTCGGCGCTCGGTGGGCACCACCGCCAGCCAATCGCCGGGCGTAAACCTCGTTGGCCCCGCCTAGCGGGTGTGAGAGACCCCGCGACTGCAGTTGACAGCAGCTGTGGCTGCGCGGCCGgttccgggttcggcgcagggcGGCACGCGGGAGGCGCTGCGGCGGGGCCGAGAGGCCCCGGCCCGCATCCTGTGACGTTTCCGGGTTTCGGCAGATGTGAAGCCGATGGAGCAGACGCCTCAGGAGCCGCCTCAGCAGCCGTGGGGGAGGCTCCTCCGCTTAGGTGGTGAGGAGAGCGAGCCGCCTGTTCTCCTGCGGAAACGCGAGTGGACCATCGGGCGGAGGAGAGGTGCTCGCCGGTGTGGGGACAGGAGTCCGGGGACCAGGAGCTGGGGACGAGATGGGGGtcggaggtggggtggggacggAGGCCCGGGGAGCGGGGTGGGGCCGGGATGGGGACGGGAGTCGCCGACCTGGAGCCGGGGACTGGGTAGGGCCGGGGTGCGGGCGAGGCCGTGGACTGGGAGCCGGGCTAGCCGCACCCCGCCGGTTGTGAGGAACAGTTTTCTTGGGAGAGCGGCCTTCTTCTCCCTGGGGTGCCTCCCGCAGATCGGTCAGCCCTCGGGAGAACTGGATGCAGGAGGAGCGTTGACTTGGGTCCGGAGTGCAGTTTCCTCAGCGTCGGCGCGGCGCCGAGCGCCTCCGCAGACCCGCGCTCAGAGACGAGTCGGGCGGGGGAGGTAGCTGGAAAACTCGCGGCCAAGCTGGAGTTTGGCGGACGCGCTCCCGAgcgtgcgggggggggggtgggggggcgggtggaAGAAGTCGCCGCGGGGACAGTGGAGAGTAGCCCCAGACGCCCCGGCGGGTGCGGCTCCGCGGAACGGGCGCCGGCCTGCGAGCAGAGGGTCGCCGGTTCGCTCCCGGGTCAGCGCCCACGCCCGTGtttcaggcctggtccccagcagggggtgcgcgagaggcgaCCACAcgctgctgtttctctccccctcctaaaaggaaataaataccatctttaaaaagaaaatagtccgagatgaataaagtgaaaaatgtacTAAACGGATGGGATGCAGCTAAAGTGGTGCTTACAGCGAAATGTGTAGTTGCCGGCCCTTCGTTTGAAAAGACCTCAAGTCCCAGCCGCTGCAACCTTTGAAATACTGTGTCGGCCAAAACGttcgtttgggttttttttcctgtaagatggctctagtggcaCTTACTTGTCTTTACCTTCgctcagaacaattttgttagattgcattgtgacagctgtcacatcagcatgcgttttaaaaaatttaatcaagATTTGTACATTTTTGTGCGGCGATTTTAATaccaaagatggaagaaaatatgaaatgtttttggcatattatgctttattatttcaagaaaggtaaaaatgcaaccgaaacgcaaaaaaaaaaaaagtgtgcgtGGGTGGAGAAGGTGCGGTGACtgactgaacgtgtcaaaagtggtttgtgaagtttcgcgctggagatttctcgctggaggATGCTCCGCGGTCGGTAaaccagctgaagttgacagcgatcaaactGAGACGTTAACTGAGAACGGTCAACACTCTCCCACGTGGGAGATCGCCGACATCCTAAACATGTCCCCATCTGAAGTTattagtgaaaaggaaaaatgtgtcttattttacggAAAAAGCCATATGGACTTTTCGGCCAGCGCAGTGCGTGTGGGGCGAGTGGACGGGGGAGGCCGAGCCAGGGCCGCGGAGAGAAGGGGTCCTGCCACCCCCCCTGTGCTGCCGGAGCGGCTTCCCTGCAAGGACAGAGTGCGCTGGTCAGGCCCCCAACACTTCAGCTTGTGGACTGTGACTGTGCCCTTTacaaaagagaggggagagatttCTCTTTCAAAGCGAGGCTTTGGGTTTCATTTTACCCCTTATGATGGACCCGCAGCCGTTTTTGTTTAGCAgggggttttgtttggttttgcttttttgttttttggatgttGTAAATTCCAACATCAAGTTAACTTTCTTACAACTGTGGAAGCGCTTACATATCATTAGAAACTTTTGGAAAACAAGTGATTGTCTTTAACGGAGGTAGTTGGAAGTTTGGTAAAGACCGGAAGCCCTGGAGAAGAACTGCTGGGTTTCCACCTGGCATCATCACGTAATTTGCTTTGTGCTGACATCTTACCTTTCTGTGGCTTTTTGTACCTGCTTCACAGTCTCGAGAAAGGTCAGGTGAGATCACCTGTGTGAAGTGCTTAGCCGCGCCCGAGGCCGTACACTCAGCACTTAACGTTAGCCATTGTTACTGTAacacaatattgtaataacagcGTTTTACATGTTCCTACAAGGAACAAAAAGGTGTTAAGTTAATCTGCTTCTTAATAGAAGTCCTTCCACTGAATGTATTAAACTTTCCAGCAAAACCTATAGTTGCTGTATTAGTATCTCCTGTCAGGCTCCTGTGACAAAGCACCGCAGACTGGGAAGCTTAAACAGAAACTCCTTTCCCGCAGTCTGGACTCTGCGAAGTCCCAGATTAAGGCACCAGTCGGTTTCCAGCTGAGAGCCCTCTCCTTGGACGCCTGCCTTTTCGCTGTCCGCAGGGCTGGACAGACAGCCGTGGCGTCTCTTGCTGTCTCTG is part of the Desmodus rotundus isolate HL8 chromosome 7, HLdesRot8A.1, whole genome shotgun sequence genome and encodes:
- the ZNF605 gene encoding zinc finger protein 605 isoform X3, which translates into the protein MPGADAHGQVFLLHFGLAVCMSVASRASGNESGASSSSGISFEDVAVDFTLEEWRLLNPTQRNLYRDVMWENYSNLVFLGHQTIKPDAVFKLEQEPWIVNEELVSHHFSEEIWIDHNLKMWHKDNRNKLKSMERGHEYDVLGKIFHSSINFVHLGMRLHKCGTSEKNLNHPLDFLHKNNCGGKKLELNTKLLFCMKTDRTHGGIQYCDGNTCSKSSSRESWLMTSHVTHRGVCLCMECGRVFNKKSQLIVHQRTHTGEKPYGCSECGKAFSQKSLLTLHQRTHSGEKPYGCGECPKAFSRKSLLILHQRTHTGEKPYGCSECGKAFSRKSQLKRHQRTHTTEKPFGCSDCGKAFSQNLKLVAHQRTHTGEKPYSCSDCGKAFFWKSQLITHQRTHTGKKPYVCGECKKAFSRNSLLIRHQRIHTGEKPYECSECGEAFIRKPQLIRHQVTHTGEKNYQCSDCEEAFFKKSELIRHQKLHLGDKPYGCVECGKTFFGKSQLLTHQRTHTGEKPFECSECGKAFTQKSSLISHQRTHTGEKPYECSECGKTFSEKSSLIHHQRTHTGEKPFECSECRKAFAWKPQLLRHQRIHTGEKPYACSECGKAFVQKVQLIKHQRNHTGEKAYGCSDCAKAFFEKAQLIIHQRIHTGERPYKCGECGKSFTRKSHLMRHQRLHTGDKYYGCDECGTTFNRKSQLMIHQRNHVR
- the ZNF605 gene encoding zinc finger protein 605 isoform X2, whose amino-acid sequence is MRKQRPQGQRCSSQPQTEAFLRVSGQREGSERQNPQKQQKMIASQISFEDVAVDFTLEEWRLLNPTQRNLYRDVMWENYSNLVFLGHQTIKPDAVFKLEQEPWIVNEELVSHHFSEEIWIDHNLKMWHKDNRNKLKSMERGHEYDVLGKIFHSSINFVHLGMRLHKCGTSEKNLNHPLDFLHKNNCGGKKLELNTKLLFCMKTDRTHGGIQYCDGNTCSKSSSRESWLMTSHVTHRGVCLCMECGRVFNKKSQLIVHQRTHTGEKPYGCSECGKAFSQKSLLTLHQRTHSGEKPYGCGECPKAFSRKSLLILHQRTHTGEKPYGCSECGKAFSRKSQLKRHQRTHTTEKPFGCSDCGKAFSQNLKLVAHQRTHTGEKPYSCSDCGKAFFWKSQLITHQRTHTGKKPYVCGECKKAFSRNSLLIRHQRIHTGEKPYECSECGEAFIRKPQLIRHQVTHTGEKNYQCSDCEEAFFKKSELIRHQKLHLGDKPYGCVECGKTFFGKSQLLTHQRTHTGEKPFECSECGKAFTQKSSLISHQRTHTGEKPYECSECGKTFSEKSSLIHHQRTHTGEKPFECSECRKAFAWKPQLLRHQRIHTGEKPYACSECGKAFVQKVQLIKHQRNHTGEKAYGCSDCAKAFFEKAQLIIHQRIHTGERPYKCGECGKSFTRKSHLMRHQRLHTGDKYYGCDECGTTFNRKSQLMIHQRNHVR
- the ZNF605 gene encoding zinc finger protein 605 isoform X1, translated to MRAEPHPALGPRPQEQDDRGEMRKQRPQGQRCSSQPQTEAFLRVSGQREGSERQNPQKQQKMIASQISFEDVAVDFTLEEWRLLNPTQRNLYRDVMWENYSNLVFLGHQTIKPDAVFKLEQEPWIVNEELVSHHFSEEIWIDHNLKMWHKDNRNKLKSMERGHEYDVLGKIFHSSINFVHLGMRLHKCGTSEKNLNHPLDFLHKNNCGGKKLELNTKLLFCMKTDRTHGGIQYCDGNTCSKSSSRESWLMTSHVTHRGVCLCMECGRVFNKKSQLIVHQRTHTGEKPYGCSECGKAFSQKSLLTLHQRTHSGEKPYGCGECPKAFSRKSLLILHQRTHTGEKPYGCSECGKAFSRKSQLKRHQRTHTTEKPFGCSDCGKAFSQNLKLVAHQRTHTGEKPYSCSDCGKAFFWKSQLITHQRTHTGKKPYVCGECKKAFSRNSLLIRHQRIHTGEKPYECSECGEAFIRKPQLIRHQVTHTGEKNYQCSDCEEAFFKKSELIRHQKLHLGDKPYGCVECGKTFFGKSQLLTHQRTHTGEKPFECSECGKAFTQKSSLISHQRTHTGEKPYECSECGKTFSEKSSLIHHQRTHTGEKPFECSECRKAFAWKPQLLRHQRIHTGEKPYACSECGKAFVQKVQLIKHQRNHTGEKAYGCSDCAKAFFEKAQLIIHQRIHTGERPYKCGECGKSFTRKSHLMRHQRLHTGDKYYGCDECGTTFNRKSQLMIHQRNHVR